The Miscanthus floridulus cultivar M001 chromosome 6, ASM1932011v1, whole genome shotgun sequence genomic interval CTTCATTCTTTAATcgaaacggtgtttttctctcacaacaattcagccagaacagtgttttcagccagtttcagttaagtttcagaccagcgaacggggccaggaTCAAGGAAGCTGTCAGAGGTATGTGCTACTCTTTTTTTGTTCCAATTCATTTTCCTGCAACAAACTGCTGCTGTAATGGTGCAAATACATGTTCGATTACTCGGCATGTTTGCTGGTTagtttctgagctgataagctcggctggtgctggtttattatgagagaaaaatactgttgactgactGATAAACCCTGACTGAAACCAAAAAGCGAACAGACTGACTTATGCTCAAATTCAGTTATTAGTTCATCTCATAGTAATAGCCAAATAAATAAGAGTAGATTCTTTGTCAGAGTTATGCTCTGCTTGGTGTTTTGCACTTCTACGTTCGAATAGCAACTATGCAATATGCTCTGCTTGGGTATGGCAATTTATTCAAATGCTTGTTTCTGTATAGCATGCTCCCAGCATATTAAATAGCTTGTTTATCAATCTAATTGCTTCTGTTTCACGAAGTTAATGGGTTAGTATTCCCAAAGCTCTCTACCTATATATTACTTACagcatgttcgtttcggctgaaacgatcgtggattataagccagaagtaccgctggctggtttgatgttagagaaaaatactgttgcagcttataatccacgatcgtataagccgaaacgaacatgcTGTTAAGACTTATTTTCCGGTGGATTTTGGGCGGAGGTTGGAACAATGATTTTTGGGGAGGTGATCTCCCTGCTGCTGCTTGGCTGGATGATATATCACCTGATAATCCAGTGTGTTTTCAAACTTGTGCGTTGGAACGTTTTTTGAGATGCCATGGTAACAGGTATAGCAATAACAAGTGACTTGTTATCTCAAATGCAGGTCTGGCTCTCTCGCATGGATGGTCATATGGGAGTAGCCAATTCATTGGCTATGAAGATTGCTGGGATTGACAGAAACACAAACGATCCAATTGGTGGAACTATAATGCGAACAACCGAAGGAGGTAACACAACTAATTAACATGGGTCTTGGCCCTCTGATGTTACTTAAATTGTGAAGTGGACTTGAAGCACCAAACTCAAATCACTTTGGTGAGCATGTGAAAACTATTTATTTTCAAACATAGATACGTTCCTGAGGGAAAAATAAAGCAAGAAACTTGAAAAAAACTGTCATAGTAGCGCATCTGTTGATCTAGTTAGTTACAATGAGCAGAAGGACCTGATCAGAAGCTTTGTATCCAGTTTTTTAACAATATTCATGTGGTTTATGCATTATGGTACTGCAAAGAGTTATGCTTCTCATTGCCAAAAAAAAAGGAGATTATGCTTTAACTATCCAATATGCCTTCTACCAGTTTATTAACATGCTAATTTTTAATTGAATCTTTGTGGTGAAGAATGACCAAATTATCTGGCCTCTATTGTTACTTGTAGAGCCTACTGGTCTTCTAGTTGATACTGCTATGAGGCTTATATTTGATGTCATTGAAAAAGTTTCTAACCGTGAAAGAAGAGAGGCTCTTCTTAGAGCAAGTAGGCATGCCCTAATGAGGGGAGTAACTACTGTTGTTGATGTTGGAAGTTACTTCCCTGGGGCCTCGACCGAGAAAACGTGGCAAGATTTTGCAGGTATTCTGTAATAcccttgcttgcattgcatggaCAAGAATTAGAAGGATTCACTTGTCTTATTTTATCTATGACCTTCTTTGGACTCCTGGCATACTGACATAAGTATTCATGTCACTACAGAAATCTATAAATGTGCTCACTCTATGGAAAAAATGATTATGAGAGTATGCCTATTCCTCCCAATGCCCACATGGTCTCGTGTTTCCGTAAGTTTGCTTCTGGAAGTGTGACTACCTCATCTGTGTTATTTGTTTACTTTGTGTGGATATAACACATTTGTTGCTTTTAGGATCTTATTAATGAACATGGTCGATCGCTAAGTCAGTGGATCCATCTAGGTGGTGTTAAAGCTTTCCTTGATGGTTCTCTGGGTTCTTCAAGCGCATTGTTCCATGACGAATAGTTTATCCCTCCCTCTTGTAGTAGCCTTTAaacttctttttttattttttttaagttGCTGATGGATCTTTACAGCCTTATAGGGTGATCCTGGTAATTATGGTCTGCAAGTGACAGATTTGGACAGCCTACTTAATAGAACACCAGAGTCTGACAAATTTGGACTCCAGGTAGACATTTTTCTTTTTGATATACCCTCTGTCCTAAAGTTTAACTACCATCATTCTAGAAATTTAaaataaagtttttttttcttcttcaggTTGCCGTACATGCAATTGGGGACAAAGCTAATGACATGCTACTGGATATGGATATGGTTGACAGGGTTGTTGATTTAAATGGAGTGAAGGACCGTAGATTCCGGGCATATCCTGATAGCTATTTCAGAATTGTTTCTTTCCCTTGCACTttgcttagttttttttttggaacgaACTCGCTCTATTTAGTAGAATCTGAATTGAATATTTGCATATCTAATCAGATTGAGCATGCCCAACATCTAGCTCCAGGTGCAGCAAACCGCTTTGGCGAGCATGGTATCATTGCATCCGTGCAGGTAAACTATTCCGTTCCATTGCGACTATATATTCGTATTATGCTTTACAAAATAGATTGTGCATTTAAATCTTCCGCTTCTGAATTCCTTTTAAAATCTTCCACTTCTGAAGTATCTGCTTTATTGTTGACAGCCAGATCATCTATTAGATGATGCCAACTCTGCTGGAAACAAGATTGGGGTGGAACGGGTTGACCGAAGCTCCTACACATTCCGATCACTGTTAGATGGTGGTGCACAGCTAGCTTTTGGTTCCGACTGGCCTGTACGTAATTCTGCAGACATGAACTCT includes:
- the LOC136460027 gene encoding LOW QUALITY PROTEIN: protein LONG AFTER FAR-RED 3-like (The sequence of the model RefSeq protein was modified relative to this genomic sequence to represent the inferred CDS: substituted 2 bases at 2 genomic stop codons), whose amino-acid sequence is MPLPMAAHSALLAAAVAIATAAVLLPFPWTPPRDRFADMILANATIYTADPAHPFADAMAVRGGRVLRIVTYESVKEFKGRHTHELSLSGNVVLPGFIDSHVHFIDGGLQLARVPLRGVRSKDDFIVTIKEAVRGILIFRWILGGGWNNDFWGGDLPAAAWLDDISPDNPVWLSRMDGHMGVANSLAMKIAGIDRNTNDPIGGTIMRTTEGEPTGLLVDTAMRLIFDVIEKVSNRERREALLRASRHALMRGVTTVVDVGSYFPGASTEKTWQDFAEIYKCAHSMEKMIMRVCLFLPMPTWSRVSDLINEHGRSLSQWIHLGGVKAFLDGSLGSSSALFHDEYCXWIFTALXGDPGNYGLQVTDLDSLLNRTPESDKFGLQVAVHAIGDKANDMLLDMDMVDRVVDLNGVKDRRFRIEHAQHLAPGAANRFGEHGIIASVQPDHLLDDANSAGNKIGVERVDRSSYTFRSLLDGGAQLAFGSDWPVSDINPLQAIRSAMFSKPPRWEVPWIPAERLTLDESLKAHTLSAAYACFLDHAVGSLSEGKYADFVVLPSTSWDEFSNDVPGQVLATYVSGRQAYP